The genomic interval GGCTGATTCCGCTGTGGGGCTACTACGGGGCTGCCTGGGCGCGGCTGGCGAGCGAATCGGTGATGGTCGGCGTAAGCTGGTGGCTCAACCGCCGCTTCTTCCCGACGCCCTACCCGTGGGGCCGGATCTGGGAGTATGTCCTGACGGCTCTTGCGGTCTTCGGGCTGTGCGAGGGCGTGACACGCCTTGCGGACAATATGTTTGTCGGCTATGCGTTTAATATAGTGATGTTTGTCGGATATGCGCTCTACCTGATCCGGCGCGAACGGATCGATGTGGGAGCGATGCTCCGCGCAGTTGTGAAAAGAGGTTGAACGGGATGCGATTTGCGGATATTATCGGACAGGAGGAGCTGAAGCGGCATCTGACCCGGTCGGTGGATACCGGACGGGTGAGCCATGCGCAGCTCTTTACGGGCCTGTCGGGCTACGGATCGCTGGCTCTGGCCGTGGCCTACGTGCAGTACCTCTGCTGCCGCCACCGCCACGACGGGGATTCGTGCGGCGAATGCCCGGACTGCAAGCAGATCGAGGCGCTGGCGCATCCGGACCTGCACCTGGTCTTCCCGGTCAACAAACAGGGCAAGAAGTCGGGCGAGGCAATGCTGAGCGACGAGTTCCTGCCACAGTTCCGGGCGCTGTTCGCCGAACGCGGGGGTTATTTCTCCCCGCAGGAGTGGTATGACCGGCTGGATCTGGGGAAGACGCTCAAGGGGATGATCTCGGCGCGCGAGGCGGACGAAATCATCCGCAAACTCTCGTTCAAGAGCTTCGAGGCGGATTACAAGGCGATGCTGGTGTGGCTGCCGGAGACGATGAACGAGGAGGCTTCGAACAAGATCCTGAAGATCCTGGAGGAGCCTTGGGAACGGACTGTTTTCGTACTGGTAAGCGAACAGCCGGACCGGCTGCTGCCGACGATTCTGTCGCGCACGCAGGAGGTTGTGGTGCCGCGGATTGCTCCGGAGGTGCTGGAGCGTGAGGCGCGGAACCGGGGTGTGAGCGATCCGGTACAGGCCCGGAACATGGCGCGGCTGGCGGGCGGCGACCTGCTGGAGCTGGGTCACCTGGTGGCCGAGGAGGGCGACGGACTTCGGAAGGAGTATTTCGAACTGTTCTGCAGCCTGATGCGCCTGAGTTACAGCGACAAGCACCTCGAACTGATCGGCTGGGCCGAGGAGGTGGCGCAGTTGTCGCGCGAGCAGCAGCGGGCCTTT from uncultured Alistipes sp. carries:
- a CDS encoding DNA polymerase III subunit delta, with protein sequence MRFADIIGQEELKRHLTRSVDTGRVSHAQLFTGLSGYGSLALAVAYVQYLCCRHRHDGDSCGECPDCKQIEALAHPDLHLVFPVNKQGKKSGEAMLSDEFLPQFRALFAERGGYFSPQEWYDRLDLGKTLKGMISAREADEIIRKLSFKSFEADYKAMLVWLPETMNEEASNKILKILEEPWERTVFVLVSEQPDRLLPTILSRTQEVVVPRIAPEVLEREARNRGVSDPVQARNMARLAGGDLLELGHLVAEEGDGLRKEYFELFCSLMRLSYSDKHLELIGWAEEVAQLSREQQRAFLRNAARLLRESFMLHAGLREIGYLWGEELAFCTKFAPFVGTQNIEPLIAEIERAGAQIAQNGNPTIVFTHFALTVSKMIKHL